The stretch of DNA CCTATAACCGGCTGAGCCACGGCATCGACCGGCTGGAGGCGCGGCTGCTGCGCTTTGCCGATGCCTTCCACGCCACCCTGTCGCGCGAACTGGACGCCGACCGCTGATGGGGGCGCAGCTTCCCTCGGGCCGGCGGGGGCGCGGGCGCGCGCCGATGGCCGACATCAACGTCACGCCGCTCGTCGATGTGATGCTGGTGCTGCTGATCATCTTCATGGTGACGGCGCCGCTGCTGACCACCGGGGTGCCCGTCGACCTGCCCGAAAGCCGCGCCGGCGCGCTCGACCAGCCCGACGAGCCGGTGGTGATTGCCATCGCCGCCGACGGCGTCATCGCGATCGGCGAGGATCCGGTGACCGCCGACGATCTGCCCGACCGGCTGCGCGCGATTGCCGGGCGGGGGGAAAAGCCGCAAATCCATCTGCGCGCCGACCGCACGCTCGATTACGGGCGGGTGATGCGCGTGCTGGGCGAACTCAACCGGGCGGGGCTCAACAAGGTGGCGCTGGTCAGCACCGGCGAGGAGCGGCGCTGACATGGACCGGGCCGAGCGGCTGGGGCTGGGAATCGCGGCGGGCGGCCATGTGCTCGCGATCGGCCTGCTGTCGATCGGCTTTTTCGCCGCCCCGCTGCCGCTGACCGCCGACCGGCCGCCGGTCGAAGTCCAGTTCGTCGAGGATGTCGGGCTGGAGGCCGCGACGCCCGATCCTGCAAAGACACAGCCGGCGACGAGCATCGCACCCGAACTCGGTCAGCCCGAACCGGCAGCCGAACCCGTCGCCGCCCCCGCGCCCCGGCCCGATGCACCCGCGCCGCGCCCGCGCGCTGCCGACAAGCCGGCCCCGGCCAAAGCCGCGACCGAAACTGCCAAGCCGCCGCGCAAGCCCGCCGAGGCCAGCGCAGCAGCACCACCCAAAGGCGCGCGGCTCGGCCCCGATTTTCTGAAGGGCATTGCCGAAAAGGCATCGGCCAGCCGCAGCACCGCAACCGACGCGCCCATCGGCCCGAAGGAACAGGGCGCGCTGGCCGC from Sphingomonas changnyeongensis encodes:
- a CDS encoding ExbD/TolR family protein, with the protein product MGAQLPSGRRGRGRAPMADINVTPLVDVMLVLLIIFMVTAPLLTTGVPVDLPESRAGALDQPDEPVVIAIAADGVIAIGEDPVTADDLPDRLRAIAGRGEKPQIHLRADRTLDYGRVMRVLGELNRAGLNKVALVSTGEERR
- a CDS encoding cell envelope biogenesis protein TolA is translated as MDRAERLGLGIAAGGHVLAIGLLSIGFFAAPLPLTADRPPVEVQFVEDVGLEAATPDPAKTQPATSIAPELGQPEPAAEPVAAPAPRPDAPAPRPRAADKPAPAKAATETAKPPRKPAEASAAAPPKGARLGPDFLKGIAEKASASRSTATDAPIGPKEQGALAAELIRQLKPHWKPPSGADVDRLRVTIVANLSEDGAIVGELRVIGPSGVTASNRAQADVFVERALAAVRRAAPYRLPKQYYAAWRVIRPQLYEGL